In Alphaproteobacteria bacterium US3C007, one genomic interval encodes:
- a CDS encoding ABC transporter ATP-binding protein: protein MASKLFSEKDKSNIAWFWRRYLKRKTPWLGLILALVLLEGFVLQKFLAITETGLRVIFEQGDIIDLLWICLMVFLIFTVRALVSFVVPTLSVRLASGAVLELRSDLIRHVLYMDQRFFDRTNSSDLILRFVNQVEALSQFVGRTTVEAVRDVATIVIISGYLIYKSALLFGVALLLLPIIFLLMRMVSETIKRIQAQSEQALGSYMNTIEEMSGGMRTIKMTGQEAAEVDRMISESGNIKKLAVNLHMAQALVLPSIDLSSAVVYMVVIGGGGYLALSEASALDGASIIAFLLGLVIVFDPARRLSQFFTKLQTSLILLASVRGVLQTQPDVSDEGNVSKFTDTRIDITLHDIGFSYEADQTLFDGISLQFKAGQKTAIVGSTGSGKTTLLSLMARLYDLNSGAVLFNGQDIKKFTLKSVREKFSIVAQDVVIFNKSIAENIQYADPKASAEAVRAAAKLARIDDLMIERGDQPVGPKGSLLSGGQKQRIAIARAFLKPAPILLLDEATSALDALTEQKVNASFKDLQAGKTTIVVAHKFSSVVDADHIYVLEAGKLVEQGTHADLMAKAGLYASMFSAQDDILISG, encoded by the coding sequence ATGGCTTCGAAACTTTTTTCGGAAAAAGACAAATCAAATATTGCTTGGTTTTGGCGCCGATATCTTAAAAGAAAAACCCCATGGTTGGGCTTGATATTGGCGTTGGTGCTTTTGGAGGGCTTCGTGCTGCAAAAGTTTTTGGCCATCACCGAAACGGGATTACGGGTGATTTTTGAGCAGGGCGACATCATAGATCTGCTGTGGATTTGCTTGATGGTGTTTTTGATTTTTACGGTTCGCGCCTTGGTTTCTTTTGTGGTGCCCACTTTATCCGTGCGTCTGGCCAGTGGCGCTGTTTTAGAGCTGCGTTCGGATCTGATCCGCCATGTTCTTTATATGGATCAAAGGTTTTTTGATCGCACCAATTCTTCGGATCTTATTCTTCGCTTTGTCAATCAAGTGGAAGCGTTGAGTCAATTCGTTGGCCGCACCACGGTGGAAGCTGTGCGCGATGTGGCCACGATTGTAATCATTTCAGGGTATTTAATTTATAAATCGGCGCTGCTTTTTGGCGTTGCGCTGCTTCTTTTGCCGATCATTTTTTTGCTGATGCGGATGGTGTCTGAAACCATCAAACGCATTCAGGCGCAATCTGAGCAGGCGCTGGGCAGTTACATGAATACAATTGAAGAAATGTCTGGGGGCATGCGCACGATTAAAATGACCGGACAAGAGGCGGCTGAGGTCGATCGAATGATTTCTGAATCGGGCAATATCAAAAAATTAGCGGTCAACCTTCATATGGCGCAGGCGCTTGTTTTGCCTTCGATCGATTTATCTTCAGCGGTAGTATATATGGTTGTGATTGGCGGTGGTGGATATCTCGCGCTTTCAGAGGCCTCGGCCTTAGACGGGGCGTCGATTATCGCTTTTCTGTTGGGTTTGGTGATCGTTTTTGATCCCGCCCGGCGCCTGTCGCAATTTTTCACAAAATTGCAAACCAGTTTGATCTTGCTTGCCTCGGTGCGCGGGGTGTTGCAAACGCAGCCCGATGTTTCAGATGAAGGCAATGTCTCAAAGTTTACCGATACGCGCATCGATATCACCCTGCATGATATCGGGTTTTCCTATGAGGCTGATCAAACATTATTCGATGGTATCAGCCTGCAGTTTAAAGCGGGGCAAAAAACCGCCATTGTCGGCTCGACCGGTTCGGGAAAAACCACGCTGCTTAGTTTGATGGCGCGGCTTTATGATTTAAATAGCGGTGCGGTTCTGTTTAATGGACAGGACATTAAAAAATTCACGTTAAAATCGGTGCGCGAGAAATTTTCAATCGTGGCGCAGGATGTGGTTATTTTTAACAAAAGCATCGCAGAAAACATCCAATATGCAGATCCTAAAGCCAGCGCAGAGGCGGTGCGTGCGGCGGCAAAACTGGCGCGTATTGATGATTTGATGATCGAACGCGGGGATCAGCCTGTGGGTCCAAAAGGCAGCCTGCTTTCGGGTGGTCAAAAGCAGCGGATCGCGATCGCGCGGGCCTTTTTAAAACCGGCGCCGATCCTGCTTTTGGATGAGGCAACATCGGCGCTTGATGCGCTGACAGAACAAAAAGTTAATGCCAGTTTCAAGGATCTTCAGGCCGGTAAAACCACCATTGTTGTGGCACATAAATTTTCGAGTGTGGTTGATGCAGATCATATTTATGTGCTTGAGGCCGGCAAATTGGTTGAACAAGGCACTCATGCCGATCTGATGGCCAAAGCCGGGCTATATGCCAGCATGTTTTCTGCACAGGATGATATTTTAATATCTGGATGA
- a CDS encoding 2OG-Fe(II) oxygenase: protein MPTLSDVVDLSAYPLHDHALLERCRAAFDREGVLTLKGFLRPEAVIDLVKEAQRERKHAFFTASTHNVYLTPKDPSLPEDHIFNRQVSSSKGCITTDQVPAGSGLHSLYNSHVFRGFIAQLVGEQALFEYADPLSSINVHYAGEGQELNWHFDNSEFAITLLLQAPLAGGDFEYLRDLRDAENDDMNFSGVQAVVEGKRQPEALLVEPGTLVLFRGRNAMHRVTPTQGARDRILVVLAYNSKPGIALSEAARMTFFGRLG from the coding sequence ATGCCCACCCTGTCTGATGTTGTTGACCTGAGCGCCTATCCTTTGCACGATCATGCTTTGCTTGAACGCTGCCGGGCTGCTTTTGATCGCGAGGGGGTGCTAACCTTGAAAGGCTTTTTGCGCCCCGAAGCGGTCATAGATTTGGTGAAAGAAGCGCAGCGGGAACGCAAGCATGCATTTTTCACCGCATCAACGCATAATGTTTACTTAACGCCCAAAGATCCTAGCCTGCCTGAAGATCATATTTTTAACCGTCAAGTTAGCTCGTCAAAAGGCTGCATCACCACGGATCAAGTGCCCGCAGGGTCTGGCCTGCATAGCCTTTATAATTCGCACGTGTTTCGCGGCTTTATCGCCCAATTGGTGGGAGAGCAGGCGCTGTTTGAATATGCCGATCCGTTGTCTTCGATCAACGTGCATTACGCGGGCGAAGGCCAAGAATTGAATTGGCATTTCGACAATTCGGAATTTGCCATCACTTTGCTGTTGCAGGCCCCTTTGGCAGGCGGTGATTTTGAGTATCTGCGCGATCTGCGCGATGCAGAAAATGACGATATGAATTTTTCTGGCGTGCAAGCGGTTGTTGAGGGCAAGCGCCAACCCGAGGCGCTTTTGGTTGAGCCTGGCACTTTGGTGCTGTTTCGTGGACGCAATGCGATGCACCGGGTTACTCCAACGCAAGGCGCGCGGGATCGCATTCTGGTGGTTTTGGCATATAATTCCAAGCCGGGTATCGCACTGTCGGAGGCCGCACGGATGACGTTTTTCGGCCGTCTAGGCTAG
- a CDS encoding DMT family transporter, whose protein sequence is MSQALVSDQARLSILCVMGASLAFSLNDITVKYFTDSLPLHEVILFRSLFGMAFILFLFGRGVPLKTMFSTRRLSRHILRGLSVVVANFAFFAGLAALPLAEASAIFFIAPLLITGFSAFFLGEYVGVWRWTALLVGLLGVLIIVKPGSAAFQWAVILPLLSAIAYATLHTITRSMGLAESPITMSLYIQLVFIVVCLGMGLMFGDGRFAGLGHPSAEFILRAWAWPSGRDVLLFVAAGFFSASGGYLISQAYRSSSAGLVAPFEYSTVILAVLWGYIFWQEVPGLSSAFGIFLIIASGVFVAIREFKRQVPPASQKLSARR, encoded by the coding sequence ATGTCCCAAGCGCTGGTGTCAGATCAGGCCAGGTTAAGCATTCTATGCGTGATGGGTGCGTCTTTGGCGTTTTCCTTAAACGATATTACGGTAAAATATTTTACCGATAGCTTACCGCTTCATGAAGTTATTTTATTCCGCTCGCTTTTTGGAATGGCATTCATTTTGTTCCTTTTCGGGCGAGGGGTGCCCTTAAAAACCATGTTTTCAACCCGCCGCCTGTCGCGCCATATTTTGCGCGGGCTAAGCGTGGTGGTGGCAAATTTTGCTTTTTTTGCAGGCTTGGCTGCCTTGCCACTGGCGGAGGCCTCGGCGATTTTCTTTATCGCGCCGCTGTTAATAACGGGATTTTCGGCATTTTTCTTGGGGGAATATGTAGGTGTCTGGCGCTGGACGGCGCTTTTGGTCGGCTTGCTCGGCGTTTTGATCATCGTAAAGCCCGGCAGTGCAGCGTTTCAATGGGCGGTGATTTTGCCGCTTTTATCCGCGATTGCCTATGCCACCTTGCACACGATCACCCGTTCGATGGGGCTCGCGGAATCGCCCATCACCATGTCGCTTTATATCCAATTGGTCTTTATTGTCGTGTGCCTTGGGATGGGTTTGATGTTTGGAGATGGAAGATTTGCCGGGTTGGGCCATCCTTCGGCTGAGTTTATATTGCGCGCATGGGCATGGCCCAGCGGCAGAGATGTTCTTTTATTCGTAGCTGCGGGGTTTTTCAGCGCGTCTGGTGGCTATCTTATCAGCCAAGCCTATCGCAGCAGTAGCGCTGGTTTGGTGGCCCCTTTTGAATATTCTACGGTCATTTTGGCCGTTTTATGGGGTTATATATTTTGGCAGGAAGTGCCGGGCTTAAGTTCGGCCTTTGGAATCTTTTTAATCATTGCCTCCGGGGTTTTTGTAGCGATACGTGAGTTTAAACGACAAGTGCCGCCTGCCTCGCAAAAGCTATCGGCGCGCCGTTGA
- a CDS encoding alpha/beta fold hydrolase: MDTQEKTVLFSDIVGFSRLVERDEHRVITRQQTLHTRLLHPLLSRYHGRLIKTTGDGFLCLFEAAQDGFDFATALLSGVKAFCDEDPNSDVFVYRIGLHHGPVIELAGDVFGSTVNIASRLESISKPGSICTSEHCLGKMSTQAQQAFDAQGLQRLKNIDRPIACFMSAPDFNPSHPRSAILGKQLDQQISYCTSADGCAIAMASLGQGPVLLKSPNFVTHLDADWRSPLWRHIFENLSSEHQLLRFDQRGNGLSERHPETISFDAFVDDIMAVSNTIQDEKCVLFGVSQGCASAIEFAYRHPERVKGLIFLGGFAQGANKRPSANPSQTDLEIQMIQTGWDSDIPAFRQFFANTMIPDSNQAEKDAFDRLMQLSTSAENAAAISRVNAEIDVTNRLEQITLPTLIMHSRGDQRVPMDQSQIMADKMPNARFVPLDSTNHLILEQDAGWPVFQQEVSKFLASL; the protein is encoded by the coding sequence ATGGACACGCAGGAAAAAACCGTTTTATTTTCGGATATTGTTGGCTTCTCGCGGCTGGTTGAGAGGGATGAACACCGCGTCATCACCCGCCAACAAACCCTACATACTAGGCTGCTTCATCCGCTTTTATCTCGCTATCACGGACGCTTGATTAAAACCACCGGGGATGGGTTTTTATGCCTTTTTGAGGCTGCTCAAGACGGGTTTGATTTTGCAACAGCGCTGCTAAGCGGGGTGAAAGCCTTCTGCGATGAAGATCCCAACAGCGATGTTTTCGTGTATCGGATTGGGCTGCATCATGGACCAGTTATAGAATTGGCAGGGGATGTTTTCGGATCTACCGTCAATATCGCCTCGCGGTTGGAAAGTATTTCAAAACCGGGATCTATCTGCACCTCTGAGCACTGCCTCGGCAAAATGTCAACGCAGGCGCAACAGGCCTTTGATGCCCAAGGTCTTCAACGGCTTAAAAATATAGACCGTCCAATTGCATGCTTTATGAGCGCGCCAGATTTTAATCCGAGCCATCCGCGCAGCGCAATTTTGGGAAAACAGCTCGATCAGCAAATCAGCTATTGTACAAGTGCCGATGGCTGCGCAATTGCCATGGCCAGTTTGGGGCAGGGCCCGGTGCTTTTAAAATCGCCAAATTTTGTAACACATCTGGATGCTGATTGGCGCAGCCCGTTATGGCGCCATATTTTCGAAAATCTTTCTTCTGAGCATCAATTGCTGCGCTTTGATCAACGCGGTAATGGGCTGTCAGAGCGCCACCCGGAAACAATATCATTTGACGCGTTTGTAGATGATATCATGGCGGTCTCAAACACCATTCAAGATGAAAAATGCGTGCTCTTTGGTGTTTCGCAAGGCTGCGCCTCGGCGATTGAATTTGCATATCGCCATCCCGAGCGCGTCAAGGGTTTAATTTTCTTAGGCGGGTTTGCGCAAGGCGCCAATAAGCGACCATCCGCCAACCCATCGCAAACTGACTTGGAAATTCAGATGATTCAAACCGGGTGGGACTCTGATATCCCGGCCTTCCGGCAGTTTTTTGCAAACACTATGATTCCCGATTCGAACCAGGCGGAAAAAGATGCGTTTGATCGGTTGATGCAACTGAGCACCAGCGCAGAAAATGCGGCCGCAATCTCTCGGGTGAATGCCGAAATTGATGTGACCAACCGCTTAGAGCAGATCACCCTGCCAACATTGATCATGCATAGCCGCGGCGATCAACGCGTACCAATGGATCAATCTCAGATAATGGCAGATAAAATGCCCAATGCCCGCTTTGTGCCGCTTGACTCAACAAACCATCTTATTTTGGAACAAGATGCCGGATGGCCAGTGTTTCAACAAGAAGTGTCCAAGTTTTTAGCGTCTTTGTAA
- a CDS encoding MFS transporter: MGIKFRLPLVWNVYFSFFIYAFSLGAIFPRLGDLQLQMGIGPAALGLSVTGAALGVQVSLLMASSVLSRLGFRKVMFFGMLLMGIGEALAGLATSPYVFFGWFFLAGLAIGVVEVAVNVEADRVEALAGRRIMNRSHAFWSLGFFATGLLGAFVAQLGVPAGLHLSLTGLVSVALTLLFLARYQPAPIRGADHDGPPKLARPTRGIMVLVAFTLSAMLLEGALIDWSVIYMRDVFEESAFVNGLALTLGALGQFIIRFFADPVVDRHGAERVARVSLIALALGAGVVSFTPNSTLALIGFVFLGAGTAVIFPLAISAAAQRGDRSSPENVAALAQFSFVTFLLAPPLLGFVAENFGIRYSFGLALPLILGSWLTVGALSHAGRKA, translated from the coding sequence ATGGGAATAAAATTCCGCCTACCTTTGGTATGGAATGTCTATTTTTCGTTTTTTATCTATGCGTTCAGTCTGGGGGCTATTTTCCCGCGGCTTGGGGATTTGCAATTGCAAATGGGCATTGGGCCTGCGGCGCTGGGGCTGTCGGTTACCGGTGCCGCGCTGGGGGTGCAAGTCTCATTATTGATGGCCAGTTCAGTCTTGTCGCGGTTGGGATTTCGAAAAGTAATGTTCTTTGGCATGCTGTTGATGGGTATTGGTGAAGCTTTGGCCGGTTTGGCCACCAGCCCTTATGTTTTCTTTGGATGGTTTTTTCTGGCGGGTTTGGCGATTGGCGTTGTGGAGGTTGCGGTGAATGTCGAAGCCGACCGGGTTGAGGCGCTGGCGGGTCGGCGGATTATGAACCGGTCGCATGCTTTTTGGAGTTTAGGGTTTTTCGCCACGGGTTTGCTGGGCGCGTTCGTGGCGCAGTTGGGCGTGCCTGCAGGCCTGCATTTAAGCTTGACCGGGCTTGTTTCGGTTGCGTTAACGCTGTTATTTTTGGCAAGGTATCAGCCAGCGCCAATCCGCGGCGCCGATCATGATGGCCCGCCAAAATTGGCCCGTCCAACCCGTGGGATCATGGTTTTGGTTGCCTTTACATTATCTGCCATGCTGCTTGAAGGGGCTTTGATTGATTGGTCGGTGATTTATATGCGCGATGTTTTTGAGGAAAGCGCTTTTGTAAATGGATTGGCGCTGACATTAGGAGCTTTGGGGCAATTTATCATTCGGTTTTTTGCTGACCCCGTTGTGGATCGCCATGGCGCTGAGCGGGTGGCGCGGGTATCTTTGATCGCGCTGGCTTTGGGCGCTGGCGTGGTGTCGTTTACGCCCAATTCCACTTTGGCCCTGATTGGGTTTGTATTTTTGGGTGCGGGAACTGCAGTTATTTTCCCTTTGGCGATCTCGGCGGCGGCGCAAAGAGGCGATCGCTCATCCCCAGAAAATGTAGCAGCTTTGGCGCAATTCTCGTTTGTAACGTTTCTTTTGGCGCCGCCTTTATTGGGTTTTGTGGCAGAAAATTTTGGCATTCGCTATTCCTTTGGTTTGGCGCTGCCTTTGATCTTGGGCAGTTGGCTAACCGTGGGTGCGCTGAGCCATGCGGGCCGGAAGGCATAA
- a CDS encoding class I SAM-dependent methyltransferase produces the protein MSDTKPKALLEQAGRDMAGAVSVRLCSLGIELGLFKDLHTHGRSTSAQLAARLQLNERYVREWLHGIVLSGYVMFDKATREAWLSPDQAQLLVEDGGRFAQYGAFKLLNSALLPYEKLREAFKSGGGVGFEDYPPALWQALDHTGCARYRNFLVKDWLPHIPALTQRLKKGARFADFGCGTGRSTIELAKLFPESEFIGYDAFSPNIEQAGVNAKEAGVDRNITFKHWNMDEGSPGQYDIVATFDLIHDLPNPALGLRTLKHSMAQDGMFLLMDIEATEDPVDNSGPYGVFKLGISLHFCMTTSMWQGGEGMGTVGLSDSVLRNLCAEAGFSEVQKINIKHPLNSLYLIT, from the coding sequence ATGAGCGATACAAAACCCAAAGCCCTGTTGGAACAAGCCGGAAGGGATATGGCGGGGGCCGTCTCAGTGCGGCTGTGCAGTCTTGGTATTGAACTGGGGCTTTTTAAAGATTTGCACACACACGGGCGCTCTACCTCAGCGCAACTGGCAGCGCGCCTGCAATTAAACGAACGTTATGTTCGCGAATGGCTGCACGGGATCGTGCTCAGCGGCTATGTGATGTTTGATAAAGCCACGCGCGAAGCCTGGCTAAGCCCAGATCAAGCACAGCTATTGGTGGAAGACGGCGGCCGCTTTGCCCAATATGGTGCCTTTAAATTGCTGAACAGCGCGTTATTGCCCTATGAAAAGCTGCGCGAGGCCTTCAAATCTGGTGGCGGCGTCGGGTTTGAAGATTATCCGCCAGCGCTTTGGCAGGCGCTGGATCACACGGGCTGCGCGCGGTATCGTAATTTCTTGGTAAAAGATTGGTTGCCCCATATCCCAGCGTTGACGCAGCGCTTAAAAAAAGGCGCCAGATTTGCCGATTTTGGCTGCGGTACGGGCAGGTCCACGATTGAGTTGGCGAAGCTATTTCCCGAGTCAGAATTTATTGGCTATGATGCATTCTCGCCAAATATAGAACAGGCCGGCGTCAACGCAAAAGAGGCTGGCGTTGACCGTAATATCACATTTAAACATTGGAATATGGATGAAGGCAGCCCGGGCCAATATGATATTGTCGCCACGTTTGATTTAATTCACGATCTGCCAAACCCGGCGCTTGGCTTAAGAACCCTGAAACATTCTATGGCCCAGGATGGGATGTTTTTGCTGATGGATATCGAAGCCACAGAAGATCCGGTTGATAATTCAGGCCCGTATGGCGTGTTTAAATTGGGCATCAGTCTACATTTTTGTATGACCACCTCAATGTGGCAGGGCGGAGAAGGTATGGGAACGGTGGGTCTCTCCGATTCTGTGTTGCGCAACCTCTGCGCCGAGGCAGGGTTTTCTGAGGTGCAGAAAATTAATATCAAGCACCCGCTCAATTCTTTATACCTCATCACCTAA
- a CDS encoding MHYT domain-containing protein translates to MTTLEFSHNSGLVVVSFLIALVAGFTGLTLTKDLSQKSFSQRKIAVSLASVALGGGIWSMHFVAMLGLQMPVLFYYDAAITLASALLAILIVGVALGLLHFFERRPKILFLSGSLVGFGILTMHYLGMAGLQLCRPIYTVQGISLAFLSAISLCVAAIWIAYEQRSNRNILLGTVCFGLAVFAVHFVAIWGTRFVKAPAFNELGPSITNEVLALVVICSSFLILGAFLWTGVTFLVPQPTQMPSPNPESAAPVSSGAPDPTPAPSPKPAAGPASSAASRAQRIPCESHGTTLFIAPADVAFIRAEGHYTYVYKNDGVRHFCVWPITEATKRLAQYSFLTTHRSYLVNSAKVQHFERLKDSGLCRFENPKLPPVPVSRSNLKRVKETLGL, encoded by the coding sequence ATGACAACGTTAGAGTTTAGCCACAATAGCGGCCTTGTCGTCGTGTCTTTTCTGATCGCTTTGGTTGCGGGTTTCACCGGCCTAACGCTTACCAAAGACCTGTCCCAAAAGTCTTTTTCGCAGCGTAAAATTGCGGTATCGCTTGCCTCCGTGGCTTTGGGAGGCGGAATTTGGTCGATGCATTTTGTGGCCATGTTGGGCCTGCAAATGCCGGTTTTATTTTACTATGATGCCGCAATCACGCTGGCATCTGCGCTTTTGGCAATTTTGATAGTGGGCGTTGCTTTGGGGCTTTTGCATTTTTTTGAGCGCCGCCCAAAAATTCTTTTTCTGTCCGGCAGCCTTGTCGGGTTTGGCATTTTAACCATGCATTATCTGGGCATGGCCGGTCTGCAATTATGCCGCCCCATTTATACGGTTCAAGGTATCTCATTGGCATTTTTATCCGCGATAAGCCTGTGCGTTGCAGCGATCTGGATCGCCTATGAGCAGCGCTCAAACCGTAATATATTACTGGGAACGGTTTGTTTCGGTTTGGCGGTTTTTGCGGTTCATTTCGTGGCCATATGGGGCACCCGCTTTGTCAAAGCTCCGGCGTTTAATGAGTTGGGGCCTAGCATTACAAACGAAGTTCTGGCGTTGGTCGTAATCTGCTCAAGCTTCCTCATTTTAGGAGCGTTTTTATGGACAGGTGTGACGTTTCTGGTGCCACAACCTACCCAAATGCCAAGCCCAAACCCAGAAAGCGCGGCGCCCGTCTCGTCGGGGGCGCCGGATCCAACGCCAGCGCCCAGCCCAAAGCCAGCTGCGGGCCCTGCGTCATCCGCCGCGTCGCGGGCACAACGAATTCCCTGCGAGAGCCACGGCACCACGTTGTTTATCGCGCCCGCTGACGTGGCCTTTATTCGGGCTGAAGGGCATTATACATATGTGTATAAAAACGATGGCGTGCGGCATTTTTGCGTTTGGCCTATCACCGAAGCCACCAAACGCTTAGCCCAATACAGCTTTCTCACAACCCATCGCAGCTATCTGGTCAACAGCGCTAAGGTGCAGCATTTTGAACGCCTCAAAGACTCGGGTCTGTGCCGGTTTGAAAACCCTAAACTGCCGCCTGTTCCCGTCAGCCGGTCGAATCTCAAACGGGTTAAAGAAACCCTCGGGCTTTAG
- a CDS encoding carbohydrate kinase, giving the protein MILVGGENLIDFVQTGTPDGAALYQAIPGGSCYNCAIATARQGQDVTYMTPVSEDALGAMLEARLAQDNIALAAQRVSQPTSLAVVSLADGIPSYQFYREGTAERQISYQQLIETCPAKATAFHIGSLALITGADAQAWEAFFESCAEKGMMTCLDPNARPGLIANKAEYVERVLRLLGSATLVKLSDEDLAYLLPELPLLEAFEKIRALSNAALLVLTMGQKGAIGATAQHKIAVPAGVASPLADTVGAGDTFMGTLIAQITKNGWDTHKALSSLSPENLQSLLEVAATAAALNCERAGCNPPYLEELHL; this is encoded by the coding sequence ATGATTCTTGTGGGTGGAGAGAACCTGATTGACTTTGTACAAACCGGCACGCCGGATGGGGCGGCTTTGTACCAAGCCATTCCAGGCGGTTCTTGTTACAACTGCGCAATAGCGACAGCCCGGCAAGGCCAAGATGTCACCTATATGACGCCCGTTTCAGAAGATGCTTTGGGAGCAATGCTGGAAGCGCGCCTGGCACAAGATAATATTGCCTTGGCCGCCCAGCGCGTGTCGCAGCCAACATCGCTGGCGGTTGTTTCGCTGGCGGATGGCATTCCAAGCTATCAGTTCTACCGTGAGGGCACAGCGGAACGCCAGATATCCTATCAGCAATTGATCGAGACTTGTCCCGCCAAGGCAACGGCGTTTCATATTGGCTCTTTGGCCTTGATCACCGGTGCGGATGCCCAAGCCTGGGAGGCGTTTTTTGAAAGCTGCGCCGAAAAAGGCATGATGACCTGCCTAGATCCCAATGCCAGGCCGGGATTGATTGCCAATAAAGCAGAATATGTAGAGCGCGTGTTGCGGCTTTTGGGCTCGGCAACACTGGTCAAGCTAAGCGATGAAGATCTGGCCTATCTGCTTCCAGAGCTGCCTTTGCTAGAGGCATTTGAAAAGATCCGCGCGCTGAGCAATGCCGCATTGCTGGTGCTGACAATGGGCCAAAAAGGCGCGATCGGCGCAACCGCGCAGCACAAAATCGCGGTGCCTGCGGGCGTTGCATCCCCTCTGGCCGATACGGTGGGGGCGGGCGACACCTTTATGGGCACTTTAATCGCGCAGATCACCAAAAATGGCTGGGACACGCATAAGGCACTTTCATCCTTAAGCCCTGAGAATTTGCAAAGCCTGTTAGAAGTCGCCGCAACAGCGGCAGCGCTGAACTGCGAACGCGCGGGATGTAACCCACCCTATCTAGAAGAGCTTCACCTCTAA
- a CDS encoding NAD(P)-dependent oxidoreductase codes for MQQNEKIGFIGVGLMGHGMAKNILRAGYPVTVIAHKNRVPVENLLSLGAQEAGSLEALAKGSTLVFICAPGSPQVEQIIAELTPNLSENAVIIDCSTSDPTSTLKLAENLKSKRIHMVDAPLGGTPVQAEEGALSAMVGADQPVFARIKPVIESWAATLVHIGAVGDGHRMKLLNNFLSLGYAAMYSEALALGAKMGIDAKRFDSVIRGSRMDCGFYQTFMGYALDGNREAHKFTMTNALKDLRYLESMANEASIANPIGNAAKSSFARAMAMGGDGPEDYVPHLVDFVARENGLKTR; via the coding sequence ATGCAGCAAAACGAAAAAATTGGATTTATCGGCGTGGGCCTGATGGGCCATGGCATGGCCAAAAATATTTTACGCGCGGGATATCCTGTGACCGTAATCGCGCATAAAAACCGCGTGCCGGTTGAAAATCTGCTGTCGCTGGGCGCGCAAGAGGCCGGCAGCCTAGAAGCGCTGGCCAAAGGCTCAACGCTGGTATTCATCTGTGCCCCAGGTTCGCCTCAGGTCGAACAGATTATCGCGGAACTCACCCCTAATCTGTCAGAAAACGCCGTTATCATCGATTGCTCAACATCCGACCCCACCTCCACCCTAAAACTAGCAGAAAATTTGAAATCAAAGCGCATTCATATGGTGGATGCCCCGTTAGGGGGCACGCCGGTGCAAGCAGAAGAGGGCGCGCTATCTGCGATGGTGGGCGCCGATCAGCCGGTTTTTGCGCGGATCAAACCAGTGATCGAAAGCTGGGCTGCAACGCTCGTGCATATCGGCGCGGTTGGCGATGGCCACCGTATGAAATTGCTAAATAATTTTCTATCGCTGGGCTATGCCGCCATGTATTCCGAAGCGCTGGCCTTAGGGGCTAAAATGGGAATTGATGCCAAGCGCTTTGACAGCGTGATCCGCGGTAGCCGGATGGATTGTGGGTTTTATCAAACCTTTATGGGTTACGCGCTGGATGGCAATCGTGAGGCCCATAAATTCACCATGACCAACGCGCTCAAAGATCTGCGCTATCTCGAAAGCATGGCCAATGAGGCAAGCATTGCAAATCCAATTGGAAATGCCGCGAAAAGTAGTTTTGCGCGCGCCATGGCCATGGGTGGCGATGGCCCAGAGGATTACGTGCCCCATTTGGTAGATTTTGTAGCGCGGGAAAACGGGCTGAAAACGCGCTAA